ATACAGACTCAACTCCACTGTCACATATCACTCCAGATGCAAGATGAAACTCTGCCGTACCGGATGTGTGTCGGCTGATCTGCGAACAGCGGGTGCGACATATCTGTCTGTGCTGTCAGTCTAGAGCTGATCAGAGAGCAGTGGGTGGGCTGTTTACCTTGTACTGATAGGTCGGGCTGAGTTTGTTCCACGGCTCAGGGTTATTTCTGCTGTCCCAGCTGACAGTAAGACCAGACCAGAGAGAGGTGAGTGGAGTGAGCCGGTGGGTGGGGTTAGTATGTGATGGAGTTAGTGGGTGGGGTGAGGGAGTGAGCAGGTGGAGTTAGTGGGCGGGGTGAAGGAATGAGTGGGTGGAGTTAGTGGGCGGGTGAGGGAGTGAGTGGGTGGAGTTAGTGGGTGGGGTGAGAGAGTGATCGAGTGGAGTGAGTGGAATGGAGTAAGACATAAAGATAGGAAAGATTCTGTCAGTAATAATGATGTAATGTGTATTAAATGTTGTCATAGTGTCATTTTAAGATGAACATTTGAATATATGCTGAGATATAAATACACAGATGTGCTGCAAACCCTACCTGACATGAGGGCCACGAGCCAATCGGATCAGATAGAGAGAAGCTCCACCCACTCCCACAAACATGAAGAAGAACTGAGGGATCAACTGAAAGATACAGAGAGAAAAATCTGATATTCACTGCTGTCatatgactgtgtgtgtgtgtgtgtgtgtgtgtgtgtgtgtgtgtgtgtgtgtgtgtgtgtgtgtgtgtgtgtgtgtgtgtgtgtatgtgtgtatgacAGGGATTACCACATATTAAAAGAAGACGACATGTGAGCCGTCAGTTTGTGTGTTAGGCTGGCCACAGTTAGTGTTTCTCTTTAGATTCATACACACTGAGACTTACAGTCTTATGCTGTCAAAGCTTTCCTCATGTAACATTGATTTGCATAATCCTTCAGGGGTTACACAGAGATATTCAAATGAACTTATCAAATATGTTTGAGTtaaacacaacatgtgtttGTCCTGATGAGGAGTTCAGTGTCTGTTTCATGGTCATCTGATGTTCATTGATGTTGTTTATTGGTGCAGATAAATGTAGAAACATAAAGACATATAATGTGACACTTGATCATATTCAGTAATCACACTTCTAAGTGAGGAAAACggcagcatttttatttatctgtGAATCACGCTTGTTATTCACTAAAACACCTGCGCATTGGccatgagagagagaaagaaagaaagagagaacgagagataGGAACAACTTTAACAACATCTGCTGTAACATCTGCTCCTGACCTACAATAACTTAACACGCTTTAAACTTGATTTAGTGATTGTCTAAGAGATTTGTGTCCAATCTGTGTGAATCTCTTACAACCAgagtttgatgatgatgatcCAACAGGTCATCTAAACATGAAAATTGTCATCCTTTGTCTATAAAACCTGTCTTATTATTTCATTGATGTGAAACGTAGATAATCTCGATCATCTTTGACAGCTTCATTATGACAGTAATCTGAACATCATCTCTTTTGTTTCAGAGATGAAACTCATTGAGGTTTTGGAGCATCACAGGTCAGTCAACTCTGTTTTCTATGAATGTTAACTTTTTATAAGTTTATAAGAGTAACGTCTGTATTAAATCTTGAAGCTGTTATAGTTATATTAGAATGTTATTTACACAACactcattcattttaatttggTGACCTGCCAAAAAACCAACACAAGAATTTGGGTCACGTTCACTTATATAACAATAGTTTGAACAAAGAGCTTTTGACCACATGATTTAAACACATTTCATGGAAAGTCAATAAATATTCTCACAATAACAGCTTATTACTAAATAACTTTATATTGCATTGATGTGCATTGACTTTTATAAATGATAATGGAAGCAGGTACATGTTTTTCAGCATGGTgactatcaaaaagcttttaaaatattttgtctaATGAAATAAGTATTAGTGAACTCACCCCGGGATGTTTCTTTGCATGTTGGTACATCATTCTGAACATGTTGACCTGCTGaaaacacaaatgaataaaaagagTCAGAAGTGTGGAGGATTGTTAAAAACACAGtcgacaaacacacacacaaacacacacgtgcgcgcgcACGGTCACATCATTAACATAAATAATAACTGCCCACTTCTGGATTACAGGCTAAAAGTCTGCAAAATGTACAAACATTaaatcagacagacagatttaaCTCTTTTGAGATTATTTATTGAAGACAAACATGATCAGATTCTGATGACACATTGTGATGCCATTAACAGATTTAATGATATTATgatgaaataaagatttaacATCGATTTCATTAGATCTTTCATTCTGACACTTTTAATAAGAGACACATTCATTCATAATCCTCTGAAATCTAACACAACACTTACAATGAAGTCTGTGTACGAATATGATTACTGATCAAATAATGAGTGACCCACAACACTTACAGTATATTACACCatgcaggggtctccaacctttttgtgagcaagggctaccacaatgaataaaacaatctggaggtcTATTTTTGATCAAGTTTTCTCTTTCCTAACTTTTTATCATTGTTCAAAACCCCAGCCAGGCTAAacatgtatgaatttcttttttctgattaacacaaaagattatattttgagaaatgatggtaaacacacagcagtaagtgaccatagacttccatagtaggaatacgAATTTTTAATGGAAATTAATGGGAACCGTCAGctgtgtgctttccatcatttatcaaaatattttttttatcatttatcacaatacttccaaaatattttttcctactatggaagtcaatggtcactatctgctgtgtgtttaccatcatttctcaaaatatcttcttacGTGTTCAATTGGAAAAAAGAAATGAGACATGAGTATGAGTAAGTGatgacagaatgttcattttaaagtgaaatatccctttaaacaaataaattcaATGAAATAAAGGACTGTATCAAAtattaaaactgcataaaaatcTGCTGTTTGATTTCTGCTTCTCCTTCAGTGACTTCTCTTCTGGTGcttctgatttaaaaaaaagtttgagtCTCTACAAAGAAGATATACactgatagagatcagatgaaCATCAACACATCACATCCAGGTGttcacagacacacacgcacacacacacgcgcgcgcacaggTGAATTCACACATCACTCCTTTACTAAAGATTGTACACCTGTTTCCTAGTTTTGTGTGATTTTCATCAGTCTGGACAaaaccgtgtgtgtgtgtgtgtgtgtgtgtgtgtgtgcatgcgcatatgtgtgcgtgtgtccgTGTGTTTGTTATTTGTAAGAGCAGTTGCTGTGTGATGTTAAAGCACATGGCAAGCACAGTATGATGACCTCCATCAATGTTATATGAGTGTCTGTGTGTTAAGATTACATTTGACACAATAGCTGTATAAATGTTTAACAAGATGTGTGAGCGTGTGATGAGTTTGTTCTACTGATAAAACAGAGATTTGTTTGAGAAAAAACTTCCCAGAAAGCATTGAGAGCTCGAGCTGTAACTGATGTCTGAAAACTCATCCAAAGACAAACAGGAACACAACATCTGATCTTATTGGCATAGAGAGATGGCTTGTTTTtcagaatttaaaataaaaatgtagacTGCGGTCAGACAGACGGAGAAGCGGATTGTGACGCAGCGGGCAGCTTCACTCCAGCTGTCAACATTCGTCAGTAAAACTCCAACCATCTGTAAATCAACAAATATTACACGCGCCACAAACACTCATTCACACATAACACAAGACAAAGAATCAACAGAGATATATCTCTCTATCTATTACATAACACTATAATGTAAagacaaacaacacaaacacaagatTTAAAGTCTGTTAGGCTTGAAAAGATTAAACAGCAGATCTTTTAAACATACAgctcacaaacatacaaaaacattttactgtttgttttCTAGACAAAATGTTAAAGTCACTCAATGAATAAATGTCCAGATACTGGATGAGATTATCCTGACATAATAAAAACTTGTAATATTAAATGACATGCAGTAAAACAATATTCACTTTAACAAGATTCAGATTCTCCAAACTTCAGCCTTGTCAGGAAGTAATTAAATATTCATAAGCATGTAAATCTTCAACACATTATCCTGCAGACATTTGCATACGTCTGACTTTTCCATTTCACACTTGTCAGTGTTTTTCAAATGAAGAATTTCTCTCTTATAAACGGACGATGAGGATAAAGTTTCACTCTTCACATTAGCTGAAGTGACGGCGTGTGATGCCGACAGTAATTTGGTTTTTAATGGCAGACACAAACATGAATGAAAGATGAAACACAAGAGCCTGCGA
This genomic interval from Misgurnus anguillicaudatus chromosome 8, ASM2758022v2, whole genome shotgun sequence contains the following:
- the LOC141365763 gene encoding NADH dehydrogenase [ubiquinone] 1 alpha subcomplex subunit 4-like 2, yielding MFRMMYQHAKKHPGLIPQFFFMFVGVGGASLYLIRLARGPHVSWDSRNNPEPWNKLSPTYQYKLVAVTTDYKHLKKEGPDF